A genomic region of Pseudomonas sp. RSB 5.4 contains the following coding sequences:
- the ligB gene encoding NAD-dependent DNA ligase LigB: MLVTLRLFSTLLLSFTPLIAYAACPDWSASKAQTEVSALQKQIDQWDDAYHREGRSLIADELYDQSRLRLNEWRQCFARHSAPAPLRTASGSVAHPVAHTGLDKIHEASAIETWMRDRKDVWVQPKVDGVAVTLVYSGGVLRQAISRGDGVNGHDWTPSAQKISAIPQRLTRPLDLLVQGELYWRLDKHVQASSGSVNARATVAGLMARKTLSTEQAAGVGLFVWDWPQGPIELPDQISMLATLGFATTAPYSQPISHFAEAQTWREHWYRSPLPFATDGIVLRQSQRPPAERWQARSPYWAIAWKYPFALALAQVRKVNFKVGRTGRITPVLELKPVALDDRQIKRVSVSSLKRWQELDIRPGDQVAISLAGLTIPRLDSVVLRSVERADLEIPDARDFHALSCWQPTPECKSQFLARLTWLSGKQGLALQNVGRGTWEKLLETGRLNNLLDWLTLDEPELANIAGFGERSSARLINSFHSARQRPFTQWLKALGMPPTGQARLADSWLALAQRDTEQWQAQAGIGPGRAAQLSAFFRDPQVLALSETLRAAGIDGF, translated from the coding sequence ATGCTTGTCACGCTGCGCCTGTTTTCAACGCTTCTGCTGAGTTTCACCCCTCTGATCGCCTATGCCGCCTGCCCGGACTGGTCAGCCAGCAAGGCGCAAACTGAAGTCTCGGCCCTGCAAAAGCAGATCGACCAATGGGACGACGCCTACCACCGCGAAGGCCGCTCGCTGATTGCCGACGAGCTCTACGATCAATCGCGCTTGCGACTCAACGAATGGCGCCAGTGCTTCGCGCGGCACTCGGCGCCCGCCCCTTTACGCACAGCATCAGGCTCCGTCGCGCACCCGGTCGCCCACACTGGCCTGGACAAGATTCACGAGGCATCGGCCATTGAAACCTGGATGCGGGATCGAAAGGATGTCTGGGTACAACCCAAAGTCGATGGCGTCGCCGTGACGCTGGTCTATAGCGGTGGCGTCTTGCGGCAGGCGATCAGTCGTGGCGACGGAGTCAACGGTCATGACTGGACTCCTTCCGCGCAGAAGATCAGCGCCATTCCCCAACGCTTGACACGACCGTTGGATCTGCTGGTTCAGGGCGAACTCTATTGGCGCCTGGACAAGCATGTTCAGGCCAGTTCCGGCAGCGTCAACGCCCGTGCGACCGTTGCCGGCCTGATGGCGCGCAAAACCTTGAGTACCGAACAAGCGGCCGGGGTCGGCCTGTTCGTCTGGGACTGGCCGCAAGGGCCGATCGAACTGCCGGATCAAATTTCCATGCTGGCTACATTGGGCTTCGCCACGACCGCACCTTACAGCCAGCCGATCAGCCATTTCGCCGAGGCTCAGACATGGCGCGAACACTGGTATCGCTCACCCCTGCCGTTCGCCACGGACGGGATCGTTCTGCGCCAAAGCCAGAGGCCTCCCGCCGAACGCTGGCAGGCGCGCTCGCCCTACTGGGCCATCGCCTGGAAATACCCGTTCGCCCTGGCCTTGGCGCAGGTGCGCAAAGTCAATTTCAAAGTCGGTCGCACCGGGCGTATCACCCCCGTTCTGGAACTGAAGCCCGTTGCCCTCGATGACCGTCAGATCAAACGTGTCAGCGTCAGCTCGCTAAAGCGCTGGCAGGAACTGGACATCCGTCCCGGCGATCAGGTTGCCATCAGCCTGGCCGGACTGACCATTCCGCGACTCGACAGTGTGGTGCTGCGCAGTGTCGAACGCGCCGATCTGGAGATTCCCGACGCCCGCGACTTTCATGCCCTGAGCTGCTGGCAACCGACGCCGGAATGCAAAAGCCAGTTTCTCGCTCGACTGACCTGGCTCAGTGGCAAACAAGGCCTGGCGTTGCAGAATGTCGGGCGCGGTACCTGGGAGAAACTTCTGGAAACAGGCCGTCTGAACAACCTGCTGGATTGGTTGACCCTCGACGAGCCAGAGCTTGCTAACATTGCCGGCTTCGGCGAACGCAGCAGCGCACGCCTGATCAACAGCTTTCACAGCGCCCGGCAACGGCCGTTCACCCAGTGGCTCAAAGCGTTGGGCATGCCGCCGACAGGTCAGGCCCGACTGGCCGACTCGTGGCTGGCGCTGGCGCAACGCGACACCGAACAATGGCAGGCACAAGCCGGAATCGGCCCGGGCCGCGCGGCGCAATTGAGCGCATTCTTCCGCGACCCGCAGGTGCTGGCCCTGAGTGAAACATTACGCGCCGCCGGAATCGACGGTTTCTGA
- a CDS encoding DUF1090 domain-containing protein, with amino-acid sequence MKFLAPLALLTLCGVLAAPVMADEDAPGLTGCAAKKQGIINQLEQAKSRGNTDQQAGLQTALDEVTKNCTDAGLKKERENKVLEAKHEVSKRQADLDKAMKKGDPEKIDKRKNKLAESRKELQDALDQIDK; translated from the coding sequence ATGAAATTTCTTGCACCGCTCGCCTTGCTGACTCTCTGTGGCGTCCTGGCCGCGCCTGTAATGGCCGACGAAGATGCACCGGGCCTGACCGGTTGCGCCGCCAAGAAGCAGGGCATCATCAATCAGCTCGAACAGGCCAAGTCCCGGGGCAACACCGATCAGCAGGCTGGCCTGCAAACCGCCCTGGATGAAGTGACGAAGAATTGCACTGACGCCGGTCTGAAGAAAGAACGCGAAAACAAGGTGCTGGAAGCCAAGCACGAAGTCAGCAAGCGCCAGGCTGATCTCGACAAGGCCATGAAGAAAGGCGATCCGGAGAAGATCGACAAGCGCAAGAACAAGCTCGCCGAGTCGCGCAAAGAACTGCAGGACGCGCTGGACCAGATCGACAAGTAA
- a CDS encoding cytochrome c, translating into MTLKRISVVLLACLTLSACGGVDPNSPLGQRKAIFKQMLKTGEDLGGMLRGRIPFDGPKFTEGAVKLDALSHEPWKHFPQVREEDHTSAKDDVWSRQARFQELARNLEAATGELVTASKVQPYKASNLGPAVQKVEDACSACHKEFRDH; encoded by the coding sequence ATGACTCTTAAAAGAATTTCTGTTGTATTGCTGGCCTGTCTGACCTTGTCCGCCTGTGGCGGTGTCGATCCGAATTCTCCGCTGGGGCAACGCAAGGCGATCTTCAAGCAGATGCTCAAGACCGGCGAAGACCTGGGCGGCATGTTGCGCGGACGCATTCCGTTCGACGGGCCGAAATTCACCGAGGGTGCAGTGAAGCTCGACGCGCTGTCCCATGAGCCGTGGAAGCATTTCCCGCAGGTGCGTGAAGAAGATCACACCAGCGCCAAGGACGATGTCTGGTCGCGTCAGGCACGCTTTCAGGAACTGGCCCGCAACCTTGAAGCGGCCACCGGTGAGCTGGTGACTGCCAGCAAGGTTCAGCCGTACAAGGCCAGTAACCTCGGGCCGGCGGTGCAGAAGGTTGAAGATGCCTGCAGCGCTTGCCATAAAGAGTTTCGGGATCATTGA
- a CDS encoding murein transglycosylase A: MNSRFKAWRHPLIATLPLLAILAGCTGGDNAKPKTHALATYSSATWEALPAVSDSDLVAGFGSWRSACTRLKADPIWGGTCAAAANVPQSANEIRAFLKQNLDVFGLRAEHDNPNGLITGYYEPVYPGSLTPTDVANVPVYGVPEDMIIVSLDSIYPELKGKRLRGRLEGRVLKPYDDAATIESKGVKAPVVAYLTDPMNLQFLQIQGSGRIQTPDGKQLRIAYADQNGHPYRPIGRWLVEQGELKKEDVTMSAISNWAKANPSRIPELLGSNPSYVFFTRNPDSNEGPRGSLNVPLTAGYSAAVDRKVIPLGSLLWLSTTRPDGTALVRPVAAQDTGGAIAGEVRADLFWGTGDAAGQLAGDMKQQGQIWMLWPKGAALPQVPQVADTVKDKP, translated from the coding sequence ATGAACAGCCGTTTCAAGGCCTGGCGTCACCCACTGATCGCAACCCTGCCGCTGCTGGCAATCCTTGCCGGCTGTACGGGCGGCGACAATGCCAAACCGAAAACCCACGCCTTGGCCACTTATTCCAGTGCCACCTGGGAAGCCCTGCCGGCGGTGTCCGACAGCGATCTGGTGGCCGGTTTCGGCTCGTGGCGCAGCGCCTGCACCCGACTCAAGGCTGACCCGATCTGGGGCGGCACCTGCGCCGCAGCCGCCAACGTGCCGCAGAGCGCCAACGAGATCCGCGCGTTCCTCAAGCAGAACCTCGATGTGTTCGGCCTGCGCGCCGAGCATGACAACCCCAACGGTCTGATCACCGGTTACTACGAACCGGTCTACCCCGGCAGCCTGACGCCCACCGACGTAGCCAACGTGCCGGTGTATGGCGTGCCGGAAGACATGATCATCGTCTCGCTGGACAGTATTTATCCGGAACTCAAGGGCAAGCGCTTGCGCGGCCGCCTTGAAGGTCGGGTGCTCAAGCCTTACGACGACGCGGCGACCATTGAATCCAAAGGCGTAAAAGCACCGGTGGTGGCGTACCTCACCGACCCGATGAACCTGCAGTTTTTGCAGATCCAGGGCTCGGGGCGGATTCAGACGCCGGATGGCAAGCAACTGCGCATCGCCTACGCCGACCAGAACGGCCACCCGTACCGACCGATCGGCCGCTGGCTGGTGGAGCAGGGCGAGTTGAAGAAAGAAGACGTGACCATGAGCGCGATCAGCAACTGGGCCAAGGCCAACCCGTCGCGCATCCCGGAGCTGCTGGGCAGCAACCCGAGCTACGTGTTCTTCACCCGTAACCCGGACAGCAACGAAGGCCCGCGCGGTTCGCTCAATGTGCCGCTGACCGCCGGCTACAGCGCAGCGGTGGATCGCAAAGTGATTCCGCTGGGCAGCCTGCTGTGGCTGTCGACCACCCGCCCGGATGGCACCGCTTTGGTTCGCCCGGTCGCGGCGCAGGACACAGGCGGCGCGATTGCCGGCGAGGTGCGCGCGGACCTGTTCTGGGGCACGGGCGACGCCGCCGGGCAGTTAGCCGGGGACATGAAGCAGCAGGGGCAGATCTGGATGCTCTGGCCTAAAGGTGCGGCGTTGCCGCAAGTGCCCCAGGTCGCCGATACGGTTAAGGACAAACCTTAA
- a CDS encoding MAPEG family protein — MTVALWCVLIAIFLPYVCTIVAKASGGFRLQDNHDPRDFLESLNGVARRAHAAQLNSFEVMPAFAAAVIVAHLVGTAQLVTVNVLAVMFITSRLLYIICYLADWAILRSLVWFVGMGLIAAFFFVSV; from the coding sequence ATGACGGTGGCTCTGTGGTGCGTATTGATCGCGATTTTCCTGCCGTATGTGTGCACGATCGTGGCCAAGGCCAGCGGCGGTTTCAGGCTTCAGGACAACCATGATCCCCGGGACTTTCTCGAAAGTCTGAACGGCGTGGCCCGACGGGCGCATGCGGCGCAGTTGAACAGTTTCGAGGTGATGCCGGCGTTTGCGGCAGCGGTGATCGTTGCGCATCTGGTGGGCACGGCGCAGTTGGTAACGGTGAATGTGCTGGCGGTGATGTTCATCACCAGTCGCCTGCTGTACATCATCTGCTACCTGGCGGACTGGGCGATTCTGCGGTCGCTGGTGTGGTTTGTCGGGATGGGGCTGATTGCTGCGTTCTTCTTTGTATCGGTCTGA
- a CDS encoding EamA family transporter, whose protein sequence is MLATVLVLMAALLHATWNTLIKFSAERLLVVACMDTVALLFVALAFPFISLPPADIWPWILASAAFELLYRYLLIQAYRVGDLGLVYPLMRGLSPLVVLALTLIFAGEVLTAQQIFGIMLIPLGMACLLWQGGGGKHLPWSMLPVVALIGLCIGCYTYIDGQALRRWSHPLDYLVWVTLLSAWPFPLLAWVAKRPAFMVFWREQWKLGLAVGFCVLFSYALVLWAMQLGSIAEAAALREISVILVVLFGMRYLKEPFGKPRLLACGLVLIGMLVMKF, encoded by the coding sequence GTGCTGGCGACAGTTCTGGTGTTGATGGCGGCGCTGTTGCATGCGACGTGGAATACCCTGATCAAGTTCAGCGCCGAACGGCTGCTGGTAGTGGCGTGCATGGACACGGTGGCGCTGCTGTTTGTCGCCCTCGCATTTCCATTCATCAGCCTGCCGCCGGCGGACATCTGGCCGTGGATTCTGGCTTCGGCGGCGTTCGAGCTGCTGTATCGCTATCTACTGATTCAAGCCTATCGGGTCGGCGACCTCGGGTTGGTCTATCCGCTGATGCGCGGCTTGTCGCCGCTGGTGGTGCTGGCACTGACCCTGATCTTCGCCGGCGAAGTGCTTACCGCGCAGCAGATCTTCGGGATCATGCTGATTCCGCTGGGCATGGCCTGCCTGCTCTGGCAGGGCGGCGGCGGCAAACATCTGCCGTGGTCAATGCTGCCGGTGGTGGCGCTGATCGGGCTGTGCATCGGCTGCTACACCTACATCGATGGCCAGGCTTTGCGGCGCTGGTCGCATCCACTGGATTACCTGGTCTGGGTCACGTTGCTCAGCGCCTGGCCGTTTCCGTTGCTGGCCTGGGTCGCCAAACGCCCGGCATTTATGGTGTTCTGGCGTGAACAATGGAAGCTGGGCCTCGCGGTCGGGTTCTGCGTGTTGTTCAGCTACGCTCTGGTGCTGTGGGCGATGCAGTTGGGCTCGATTGCCGAAGCGGCGGCGTTGCGCGAGATCAGCGTGATTCTGGTGGTGCTGTTCGGCATGCGCTACCTGAAAGAACCTTTCGGCAAGCCGCGGCTCTTAGCCTGTGGGCTGGTGCTGATCGGCATGCTGGTGATGAAGTTCTGA
- a CDS encoding sodium:proton antiporter → MLELVAAFICLTTLLTFVNYRFIGLPPTIGVMVTALMFSLLLQGLSLLGYPGLEERVQQLIGQIDFGDLLMNWMLSFLLFAGALHVNLNDLRSYRWPIGLLATFGVLIATVVIGSLAYYIFALFGWHVSFLYCLLFGALISPTDPIAVLGVLRTANASKPLKTTIVGESLFNDGTAVVVFTVLLGIAQLGETPTISATAMLFVHEAIGGVLFGGLIGYGVYRMIKSVQQHQITVMLTLALVIGGSAMATELHVSAPIAMVVAGLIIGNLGRNLAMNDMTRKYLDGFWELLDDMLNALLFALIGMELLLLPFNWAHVAAASLLALAILLSRLLTVAPAIVLLRRWRTVPRGTIRILTWGGLRGGVSVALALALPLGPERDLLLSITYIVVLSSILLQGLTIGKLVKHATRDEPATAAEPAHH, encoded by the coding sequence ATGCTTGAACTCGTAGCCGCATTCATCTGCCTCACCACCCTTCTCACCTTCGTCAACTACCGCTTCATCGGCCTGCCGCCGACCATCGGCGTGATGGTCACCGCGCTGATGTTCTCCCTGTTGCTGCAAGGCCTGAGCCTGCTCGGCTATCCCGGCCTCGAAGAACGCGTGCAGCAACTGATCGGCCAGATCGACTTCGGCGATCTGCTGATGAACTGGATGCTGTCGTTTCTGCTGTTCGCCGGCGCCCTGCACGTCAACCTCAACGACCTGCGCAGCTATCGCTGGCCGATCGGCCTGCTGGCCACTTTCGGCGTGCTGATTGCGACCGTCGTGATCGGTAGCCTCGCCTATTACATTTTTGCCCTGTTCGGCTGGCACGTGAGCTTCCTCTACTGCCTGTTGTTCGGCGCGCTGATTTCGCCGACCGACCCGATTGCGGTGCTCGGCGTCCTGCGCACCGCCAACGCTTCGAAGCCGCTGAAAACCACCATCGTCGGCGAGTCGCTGTTCAACGACGGCACAGCGGTGGTGGTGTTCACCGTGCTGCTGGGTATCGCCCAATTGGGTGAAACGCCGACGATCAGCGCCACCGCCATGCTGTTCGTTCACGAAGCCATTGGCGGCGTGCTGTTCGGCGGGCTGATCGGTTATGGGGTGTACCGGATGATCAAGAGCGTCCAGCAGCATCAGATCACCGTGATGCTGACCCTCGCGCTGGTGATCGGCGGTTCGGCGATGGCCACCGAACTGCACGTCTCGGCGCCGATTGCGATGGTGGTCGCCGGTCTGATCATCGGTAACCTGGGACGCAACCTGGCGATGAACGACATGACGCGCAAGTACCTCGACGGCTTCTGGGAGCTGCTCGATGACATGCTCAACGCCCTGCTGTTCGCGCTGATCGGCATGGAGCTGTTGCTGCTGCCGTTCAACTGGGCGCACGTGGCGGCGGCCAGTTTGCTGGCGCTGGCGATCCTGCTTTCGCGCCTGCTCACCGTGGCCCCGGCCATCGTTCTGCTACGCCGTTGGCGCACGGTGCCGCGTGGCACCATCCGCATCCTGACCTGGGGCGGTTTGCGCGGCGGCGTTTCGGTGGCACTGGCTTTGGCCCTGCCGCTGGGCCCGGAGCGCGATCTGCTGCTGAGCATCACCTACATCGTGGTGCTGTCGTCGATCCTGTTGCAGGGTCTGACCATCGGCAAACTGGTCAAGCACGCCACCCGTGACGAGCCGGCCACAGCGGCCGAGCCCGCGCACCACTGA